In Salana multivorans, a single genomic region encodes these proteins:
- the deoC gene encoding deoxyribose-phosphate aldolase, translating to MTDAAHRTDREIAELALACLDLTDLGESTTLEANLALAERAARHGTAAVCVWPRFVRPVAEVLAQSPVRVATVVNFPSGDEPVGEVVAMTEQAIADGADEIDVVLPYRALLAGDREAAAAVLDAVRDAADDNDVKVIIESGELVDADVIRDAAELAVAHGAQFVKTSTGKTPVSATPEAAAAILGVLASLGDAVEPVGFKASGGIRTVADARTYIELAEDTMGEGWVSPTTFRFGASGLLDDILRVLEIEDTDESAPSTSAY from the coding sequence ATGACTGACGCAGCCCACCGCACCGACCGCGAGATCGCCGAGCTGGCGCTCGCCTGCCTCGACCTCACCGACCTCGGCGAGTCCACGACGCTCGAGGCCAACCTCGCGCTCGCGGAGCGGGCGGCCCGGCACGGGACGGCGGCCGTCTGCGTGTGGCCGCGGTTCGTGCGCCCCGTCGCCGAGGTGCTGGCGCAGTCGCCGGTCCGGGTGGCCACCGTCGTCAACTTCCCGAGCGGCGACGAGCCGGTCGGGGAGGTCGTGGCGATGACGGAGCAGGCGATCGCGGACGGCGCCGACGAGATCGACGTCGTCCTGCCGTACCGCGCGTTGCTCGCCGGCGACCGGGAGGCGGCGGCCGCCGTGCTCGACGCGGTCCGGGACGCCGCCGACGACAACGACGTCAAGGTCATCATCGAGTCGGGCGAGCTCGTCGACGCCGACGTCATCCGCGACGCCGCGGAGCTCGCCGTCGCGCACGGCGCCCAGTTCGTCAAGACCTCGACCGGCAAGACGCCGGTCTCCGCGACGCCCGAGGCGGCGGCCGCCATCCTCGGCGTGCTCGCCTCGCTGGGCGACGCGGTCGAGCCGGTCGGGTTCAAGGCCTCCGGCGGGATCCGCACGGTCGCCGACGCGCGCACCTACATCGAGCTGGCCGAGGACACGATGGGCGAGGGCTGGGTCTCCCCGACGACCTTCCGCTTCGGCGCCTCGGGCCTCCTCGACGACATCCTCCGAGTCCTGGAGATCGAGGACACCGACGAGAGCGCTCCCAGCACCTCCGCCTACTGA
- a CDS encoding GTPase family protein has protein sequence MGLGAAFNEEVFRRSFREEYHKQDLEIGRFNLAIFGKTGVGKSTLLNAIFGEDVAATGIGEPVTKGSRLYLDRVGGHLGILDTQGLEVGKDTKELITELDTVLKQTRKQPLSEQLHVAWYCVRGMDRRFEDSEADFIRRLAALGLPVVMVFTQVPMRDGQYHPDALALADQVLARGLPIVDNRVFFTFAQPDPFTGQGTHGLHDLLDATFRVVPQGAFAALVAAQAIDSGAKARSARTTIASAVTAAAAAAAIPIPFADATLLVPIQLGMMARIGQIYQISFDRAAILSTLATTAATQGGRAAFTGLIKMVPGAGSVVGGLIGAGVASTFTYAMGQAWVVVCQRAAAGQLDTVTGALDDARVRSVFLEQFGRWVKLDAKGRKELERDLGER, from the coding sequence ATGGGGCTGGGAGCCGCGTTCAACGAGGAGGTGTTCCGGCGGTCGTTCCGCGAGGAGTACCACAAGCAGGACCTCGAGATCGGGCGGTTCAACCTCGCGATCTTCGGCAAGACAGGCGTAGGCAAGTCGACGCTCCTCAACGCGATCTTCGGGGAGGACGTCGCCGCGACCGGCATCGGTGAGCCGGTGACCAAGGGGTCGCGGCTCTACCTCGACCGGGTCGGCGGCCACCTCGGCATCCTCGACACGCAGGGGCTCGAGGTCGGCAAGGACACCAAGGAGCTCATCACCGAGCTCGACACGGTGCTCAAGCAGACCCGCAAGCAGCCGCTGTCGGAGCAGCTCCACGTCGCCTGGTACTGCGTCCGCGGCATGGACCGGCGGTTCGAGGACTCCGAGGCGGACTTCATCCGCCGCCTCGCGGCCCTCGGGCTGCCGGTGGTCATGGTGTTCACGCAGGTCCCGATGCGCGACGGCCAGTACCACCCGGACGCCCTCGCGCTCGCGGACCAGGTGCTGGCGCGCGGGCTGCCGATCGTCGACAACCGCGTCTTCTTCACGTTCGCGCAGCCGGACCCCTTCACGGGTCAGGGCACGCACGGCCTGCACGACCTCCTCGATGCCACCTTTCGGGTCGTTCCGCAGGGAGCTTTCGCGGCGCTCGTCGCGGCGCAGGCCATCGATTCGGGTGCCAAGGCTCGGTCGGCGCGAACGACGATCGCCTCGGCGGTGACCGCTGCCGCTGCGGCGGCGGCCATCCCCATCCCGTTCGCCGACGCGACGCTGCTCGTCCCGATCCAGCTCGGGATGATGGCGAGGATCGGGCAGATCTACCAGATCTCCTTCGACCGCGCCGCCATCCTCTCGACGCTGGCGACGACCGCGGCGACCCAGGGCGGGCGCGCCGCCTTCACGGGACTGATCAAGATGGTGCCGGGCGCCGGCTCGGTGGTCGGCGGCCTGATCGGCGCGGGCGTCGCGTCGACGTTCACCTACGCGATGGGCCAAGCCTGGGTCGTGGTGTGCCAGCGCGCCGCGGCGGGCCAGCTCGACACCGTGACCGGCGCCCTCGACGACGCCCGCGTGCGCTCGGTGTTCCTCGAGCAGTTCGGCCGGTGGGTCAAGCTCGACGCGAAGGGCCGCAAGGAGCTGGAGCGAGACCTGGGCGAGCGCTGA
- a CDS encoding aldo/keto reductase yields the protein MTSANPTVPTIDLTHGVADAAHPVRIPQLGFGTWQIEPDEAQGVVERAIETGYRHIDTAAGYYNEREVGAGLRASGVPRDDLFVTTKLRNGDQGFENALRAFEDSRRALGVDVVDLYLIHWPVPSEDRYVETWRAFEKLLAEGAVRAIGVSNFLPEHLDRLVAETDVVPAVDQIELHPTLQQPDVVAACRRHGVVVEAYSPLGQGRDLALPVVTEIADGLGVGPGQVVLRWHLQRGHVVIPKTVTPERMRANLDVFSFELTPDQLAAIDGLEDGTVLTADPATASFTQFRS from the coding sequence ATGACCAGCGCGAACCCGACCGTCCCCACGATCGACCTCACCCACGGCGTCGCCGACGCCGCTCACCCCGTCCGCATCCCGCAGCTCGGCTTCGGCACGTGGCAGATCGAGCCGGACGAGGCCCAGGGCGTCGTCGAGCGAGCCATCGAGACCGGCTACCGCCACATCGACACGGCCGCCGGCTACTACAACGAGCGCGAGGTCGGCGCGGGCCTGCGGGCCAGCGGCGTCCCGCGGGACGACCTCTTCGTGACGACCAAGCTCCGCAACGGCGACCAGGGGTTCGAGAACGCCCTGCGCGCCTTCGAGGACTCCCGTCGCGCGCTCGGCGTCGACGTCGTTGACCTCTACCTCATCCACTGGCCCGTCCCGAGCGAGGACCGGTACGTCGAGACGTGGCGCGCGTTCGAGAAGCTGCTCGCCGAGGGAGCCGTGCGCGCGATCGGCGTCTCGAACTTCCTTCCCGAGCACCTCGACCGGCTCGTGGCGGAGACGGACGTCGTCCCAGCCGTCGACCAGATCGAGCTGCACCCGACGCTCCAGCAGCCCGACGTGGTCGCGGCCTGCCGGCGGCACGGCGTCGTGGTCGAGGCGTACTCCCCGCTCGGGCAGGGGCGCGACCTCGCCCTGCCGGTCGTCACGGAGATCGCGGACGGCCTCGGCGTCGGCCCGGGGCAGGTGGTGCTGCGCTGGCACCTGCAGCGCGGGCACGTCGTCATCCCCAAGACGGTGACGCCGGAGCGGATGCGAGCCAACCTCGACGTGTTCTCGTTCGAGCTGACCCCCGACCAGCTCGCCGCGATCGACGGACTGGAGGACGGGACGGTCCTCACCGCCGACCCCGCCACGGCGTCGTTCACGCAGTTCCGCTCCTGA
- a CDS encoding vWA domain-containing protein, with protein MSLHPIWPLWAVLLVALPLVLVCLVMLLRRKDRQIAWLRRLGIALAVGVIAIGPSTMHTTASTVQSNAEIFFVVDRTGSMAAEDYDGTSPRLDGVRHDLDAIVDAFPGARYSIIAWDSQATRQLPLTTDARAVKSWADTVRQELTSFSTGSQVDRPLGALSEALAGAAERNPSNVRLVYFLSDGENTDGEQSSSSAQLESFAPLAPLVDGGAVLGYGTTEGGRMKVWDGFTPTADAPYITDPTNGGAEAVSRIDEETLRTIAEQLGVEYVHRITPDTVEGFTSGIDVQEISADGRREHVIYQPVVWPFATLALVLLVWESFAIARTFPVSRNRLGAVEVR; from the coding sequence ATGAGCCTGCACCCGATCTGGCCGCTGTGGGCCGTCCTCCTCGTGGCCCTGCCGCTCGTGCTGGTCTGCCTCGTCATGCTCCTGCGGCGCAAGGACCGGCAGATCGCCTGGCTGCGCCGTCTCGGCATCGCGCTGGCCGTCGGCGTCATCGCCATCGGGCCCTCGACGATGCACACGACCGCCTCGACCGTGCAGTCCAACGCGGAGATCTTCTTCGTCGTCGACCGGACCGGGTCGATGGCGGCGGAGGACTACGACGGAACGTCGCCGCGCCTGGACGGCGTCCGGCACGACCTCGACGCGATCGTCGACGCGTTCCCCGGCGCGCGGTACTCGATCATCGCCTGGGACTCCCAGGCGACCCGGCAGCTCCCGCTGACGACCGACGCGCGGGCCGTGAAGTCCTGGGCGGACACCGTGCGCCAGGAGCTCACGTCGTTCTCCACGGGCTCCCAGGTCGACCGCCCGCTCGGCGCGCTCTCGGAGGCGCTGGCCGGCGCGGCCGAGCGCAACCCGTCGAACGTGCGCCTGGTCTACTTCCTGTCCGACGGCGAGAACACCGACGGCGAGCAGTCCTCGTCCTCGGCCCAGCTCGAGTCGTTCGCCCCGCTGGCCCCGCTCGTCGACGGCGGCGCCGTGCTCGGGTACGGGACGACCGAGGGCGGCCGGATGAAGGTGTGGGACGGGTTCACGCCCACCGCCGATGCGCCCTACATCACCGATCCGACCAACGGCGGGGCCGAGGCCGTGTCGCGGATCGACGAGGAGACGCTGCGCACGATCGCCGAGCAGCTCGGCGTCGAGTACGTGCACCGGATCACCCCGGACACGGTCGAGGGCTTCACCTCGGGCATCGACGTCCAGGAGATCTCGGCGGACGGACGCCGCGAGCACGTCATCTACCAGCCGGTCGTGTGGCCGTTCGCGACCCTCGCGCTCGTGCTGCTCGTGTGGGAGTCGTTCGCGATCGCGCGGACGTTCCCCGTCTCGCGCAACCGGCTCGGCGCCGTGGAGGTCCGATGA
- a CDS encoding DUF58 domain-containing protein gives MTSTVPAIPAPGSLPASGGSGAPGLDTGMPPRTRTGQAHSRLAAVRARLELPVVRRASGLLDGRHRSIFSGHGQDFDEMAQYLVGDDIGDIDWKASASTGVPIIRRFERESNLAMVLAVDTGRSMAALAPSGEVKGAIAQFACDVIGYLARGRGDLLALVAGDAERTVQIPARGGTEHMEMLLQRINGMLALDGPPSNVTHVLDRVLTWFTRRSLVVVVTDEVRPPLESEQTIKRLRTRHELMVIQVADALPTDFGSQPVEDVESPLGLPEFFRARRDMAAEARDAVARRRSDVAAMLRRYNVPTVTVGSEAEVVDGLADLLARSRRARH, from the coding sequence GTGACGTCAACCGTTCCGGCCATCCCAGCGCCCGGGTCGCTCCCCGCGTCGGGCGGCTCCGGCGCGCCCGGGCTCGACACGGGCATGCCGCCGCGCACCCGAACCGGCCAGGCCCACTCGCGCCTCGCCGCCGTGCGCGCGCGGCTCGAGCTGCCGGTCGTGCGGCGCGCCTCCGGCCTGCTCGACGGCCGCCACCGCTCGATCTTCTCCGGCCACGGCCAGGACTTCGACGAGATGGCGCAGTACCTCGTCGGCGACGACATCGGGGACATCGACTGGAAGGCGTCGGCCAGCACCGGCGTCCCGATCATCCGGCGGTTCGAGCGCGAGTCGAACCTCGCGATGGTGCTCGCCGTCGACACCGGCCGCTCGATGGCGGCGCTCGCCCCCAGCGGTGAGGTCAAGGGGGCGATCGCGCAGTTCGCCTGCGACGTCATCGGCTACCTCGCCCGCGGACGGGGCGACCTGCTCGCGCTCGTCGCCGGCGACGCCGAGCGCACCGTGCAGATCCCGGCCCGGGGCGGGACCGAGCACATGGAGATGCTGCTCCAGCGCATCAACGGCATGCTCGCCCTCGACGGTCCGCCGTCCAACGTGACCCACGTGCTCGACCGCGTCCTCACCTGGTTCACCCGGCGCTCGCTCGTCGTCGTCGTGACGGACGAGGTGCGCCCGCCGCTGGAGTCCGAGCAGACGATCAAGCGGCTGCGCACCCGGCACGAGCTCATGGTGATCCAGGTCGCCGACGCGCTGCCGACCGACTTCGGCAGCCAGCCGGTCGAGGACGTCGAGTCCCCGCTCGGGCTGCCGGAGTTCTTCCGCGCGCGCCGGGACATGGCGGCCGAGGCGCGCGACGCCGTCGCCCGCCGGCGCAGCGACGTCGCCGCGATGCTGCGCCGCTACAACGTGCCGACCGTGACGGTCGGCAGCGAGGCCGAGGTGGTCGACGGTCTCGCCGACCTGCTCGCGAGGAGCCGCCGTGCCCGTCACTGA
- a CDS encoding HdeD family acid-resistance protein: MTEVTTPKDLNDGVTGAFRIAFGLAGLITLIVGILVLIWPGKTAVVVTALLAVYAIVLGIVYAAVGVFGSGKTGWSRIGHIVAGLVFVVAGIVAFGNLRAVTAGLAVIVTIFIGAAWLVEGIAALATLGRSQSKGWTVFYAIVSVLAGITLMFSPLFSAVVLWWFVGISLVVLGAIQIGRAFSFGRGLGA, translated from the coding sequence ATGACCGAAGTCACCACCCCCAAGGATCTCAACGACGGCGTCACCGGCGCGTTCCGGATCGCTTTCGGTCTCGCGGGGCTCATCACGCTCATCGTCGGCATCCTCGTGCTGATCTGGCCGGGCAAGACGGCCGTCGTCGTCACCGCCCTGCTCGCGGTCTACGCGATCGTGCTCGGCATCGTCTACGCCGCCGTCGGCGTCTTCGGCAGCGGCAAGACGGGCTGGTCGCGGATCGGTCACATCGTGGCCGGGCTCGTGTTCGTCGTCGCCGGCATCGTCGCGTTCGGCAACCTGAGGGCGGTCACCGCCGGTCTCGCCGTCATCGTGACGATCTTCATCGGCGCCGCCTGGCTGGTCGAGGGCATCGCTGCCCTGGCGACGCTCGGCCGCTCGCAGAGCAAGGGCTGGACCGTGTTCTACGCGATCGTCAGCGTCCTCGCCGGCATCACGCTCATGTTCTCGCCGCTGTTCAGCGCCGTCGTGCTCTGGTGGTTCGTCGGGATCTCGCTCGTGGTGCTCGGCGCGATCCAGATCGGCCGCGCGTTCTCCTTCGGCCGGGGGCTCGGCGCCTGA